CGAGAGTAACACGTAGTATCATGATCGTGAAACCGCCGGGATTCCAAAGTGGATCGCCTCCGGCTTCTCCTGCCGGTTCAACTACTCCGGTGTCTCCGTTTTCTGGTAAGGTCGTTATTCACTTTTTtgacttattattattacagtTACTCTGTTTTATGTGACGGTTAAAATTGAGTGTTTCCTAATTACCAGAAACCAGTAAAGTAAAAGGGTGCTCCTAAATTTCGGGCAGGGTATATTTGTCTTTTTCGTGGAATGGCCTAACTttcaaacttttaaattttacttttaatatttCTTGGTTGATAAGTTAATTAGTTTGTATTTTTGGTTGGAGCAGTTATGATATTATCGAATGTGAGAATGACGTgcacaattttattaattttgtgtgGTTATCCACTTACGTAGCACATTGAATATCAAAGTCACAATTATATTGCCATATTTAAGGATTAACTCAACCCAtagtcaaaagaaaaaagattaaCTCAACCCAAGTGTCAATTAGTACACAAACTAAGGTTAGGTACACTTATTTTGTCCAAGGATCACTTGTTTTATCCGTAACATATGTACTCGGTACTCTCCTATcagcaaaagttggtcaacaaaaataaatgtatttgattgtaattttgAACCACATctatcaaatttatttaactcatttttacttatatttggaaacagagggagtacttgtaaccaaaaaaattcatGTTGGGTTTGATGGAGTTAATGCTACAGCGTTGTTATTTTAGAGTTTCAAACTTACcatcaattcaaatatccaCTTAGAGTGGATTGATATTGTTAGGAGAACGATGATATTTGTAAATTGGTTAATGACGACGATGATTACAAATTGAACTTGAATTGATGTGTGTTTATTTTTCAGGAACTAGAGAATCCTTTCGGTTTCGTAGAAGGTCAACATCGGATGCGTATGAGAAGAGAGTTCAAAACAGATCAAACCCTTCTTCTCCTTTCGATGAGTGAGAAATGAGCTACCACATAGCTGAGGATGTTACCTTTTGGCCTTTGttgtaataatttttgtttagtttatttgTGTGCATGTATATCCCTGTAATGTATGGGTTGAATTGAAGTTTTGTGCTGCAGTTCACGTTAGGCATTGCGCTCTGTTTGGTTTTATTTAGCTTATTTAAGTCTTAATTAGGTGAGCAATGTAATGGTTTTAAGTTGTAAGTAAAGAAGTCCAAGGGGTAGGATAGTGGTGTATCTTATAATATGTATGTGTAAATCGAGCCTTTAATTTATTGTGTTGTTTTTCCATGTATGTAAGTTTTCTCTTCTTGAATAATAACCTAATTTCTTGGTAATTTACGGTGTATCTTATAATATGCATGTGTATATAGACCCTTTAATTTAGAGTGTTGTTTTTCCATGTGAGTTTTCTCTTTTTGAATAAAACCTGATTTCATGTATGTGTTTGCATAAAAGAGTTCAATTTGATACTTGGGAAGTTGGGAGTTGAGATATAGAAATGGCTACATATGCTTAATCAAGGGTCACTGCTGTAACCAGATTTTGATAGATAACAACTTTGTCACGACCCAAATCAACATTTAAGCTTAGTGCAAGTAACCCCTATCATAAATGCATAGTTTCACACTCAACAAAGAAAAGTTGAAGCATAAtaccaaatgttagttggtttagtggtgattgatgctggATTTGGTAAGGAGGATCACAGTTTGATCCCTGCAACTACATTTGGGAGGAGAccgaaaccacttgatgtcaaaacgcGCCCCGAATTCTGGACTACTATGGCCCTCTTCCAGTAGGAACCAGAGGGTGGAAATAAAAAGTTGaagcatatattattataaatagaaaaaggATGCATGAAACCACAAGATTCAAGTGAGATTAGGAGGAAATTGCGTACCTTTTCACAAATGATGAATGTGGAAGTAAAATGTTCTATGCACATATTGGCTTGAGAGTTTCAATTGAATATACTAGAACAAGATGCAAATGAAGAAGATATGATGATGGTTCACGAATAAATTCTAAAGCATGTGTGGATACATTaaactttaatttcaattcacTCTCACCAATTTCTGCAAACCAAATACAAATGAGTAAATTAGCGAATCTACTTGAGAAAACTTTAGAATCCTTTATGAATTGTACAATCATATTCCATATATGCAAGAAGCAAGTAGCCACCGACATGTAAACTTTCCCAAAGGTTCATCATGGATTTAACATGTGCACGACAtccatgtttctttttttaaaggGGAAAAGACATGTAAAACACCCTAATTAACCATTTAACATCATATAATTAAGATGTCAGGGTTTAGGATTTAACATAGTATGTACATCATTCAACCTCATATCTCGAGAtagtttacaaaaaataaaagttttctCTATATAGTTTCGTGCACGAgaaatgaataaataatttcaaaatattttagacaaaatatatAAAGAGAAAGCTAACATGTATCGAGCAATGTTGAAATCCTTGTATTCAACTTTATAAAAGTCAAAATATTAAgctttttttcaatataatttttctattttttatagttgCTTAAGATGTGTCCGCCCTTATATAATCCATAACACTCCATTCTCTAGTGTGTGGTCCAATTTGAGAACTATTATTACTTTTGTCTTCATGGGATGGCTTCAGAGGAAAAGACAATTAATAATGAGATATTGAGATAGGCGGCCCGCCTAAAATTATTCAATATGCATGTCGGAAGATAAGTGTTATTTTTCACATTTAATCAATCAACAATAATAGACCAAGAGGCAAGAGACATGATAAGTTTTGTTACCTTATCATTACTTGGTTCAGTGTTGATTGATGCTGAATTTGATATGGAGGACCACAGTTTGAttcccgcaactgcgattgaAAGGGGTTAGAACAAtttgatgctagaactgaccTCTAGACcatattaaactggtggtgaatgcaaaaaaataaaataaatatactgGTATTgattaaatacgaaaattacTTAGTATTTATAAATTGTAACGATAAACTTCATGCTATTTGTTAAGAGCTGCAAACAATATTGAGGACATAATCTTCATGATTGCATTGTTGAATAGTGATAGTGGAATTGTGATAGATCTG
This genomic interval from Trifolium pratense cultivar HEN17-A07 linkage group LG6, ARS_RC_1.1, whole genome shotgun sequence contains the following:
- the LOC123890940 gene encoding dormancy-associated protein homolog 3-like isoform X1 codes for the protein MGLLDQLWDDTVAGPRPENGLGKLRKQNTFAARSASGKEMESGSVRSYGEESSEQVTRVTRSIMIVKPPGFQSGSPPASPAGSTTPVSPFSGKELENPFGFVEGQHRMRMRREFKTDQTLLLLSMSEK
- the LOC123890940 gene encoding dormancy-associated protein homolog 3-like isoform X2; amino-acid sequence: MGLLDQLWDDTVAGPRPENGLGKLRKQNTFAARSASGKEMESGSVRSYGEESSEQVTRVTRSIMIVKPPGFQSGSPPASPAGSTTPVSPFSGTRESFRFRRRSTSDAYEKRVQNRSNPSSPFDE